CAGGGCAACATGCTCGGGACGCAGGTCCCCGTGTCCATCCACGATGCGTGCTTCGACAACGCGCCTGCGCAGAAGGCCTTCATGCCGCGTGATGGCGCGGCCCATGCGGTCGCTCAGCCTGCGCGCGTCGGCCAGGCCGAACTCGGGGCGTTCGAGCACTTGGCGGCTGTCGCTCAGCTCGTGCCGCAAGCGCTGGACGTACTCGACCTCACCGACATGTGCGCGCGCGGCGTTCCGGTAGAAGGGCACGAGGATCGCGGCCACCGCATCGATGTCCGCTTGGCGTACCTCTGCGCGTGCGATCACCTGGTCGAGCATGCGTTGTGCCGGCAGCCGTTGCATGACGACCGCCCAGTCCACGATGCGGGCGTGTGCCGGCAGCCGGTTTTCGGGAACGGCGCGAAGCGATCCATTGTCCAGCTGGAGCGCGAGCAGGCCAAGATAGACCTGCGGCGCAAGTCGACGATTGAGGCGCAGCTCCTCCCGCCCATTGCGCTCGCGCGCTTGAACGGTCGAGAGGTCGAGGAACGGATAGCGAACCGGCTTTTTCAGCTTCAGTACCTGCCGTTCGCCGATCAGGATCCAGGACATGTGGGTTTCGATGCGACGCACGACACCGCTGGCGCCGTCGGGCGAGAGCACCGCCTCGAGACAGCGCAGCCGGTCTTCCATTCCCGGTCTGGTCTCATCCGTTTCCATATGTGGTGGGTCTCAGTGGGCCGCGGTATTCCGGTTCGTCGTCCCGAGGCGCTGCGCCCATTCCTTGGCCTTCGCGATTCCGATCCGGATGGCCTTGCCGTCGTCGCAGCCTTCGGCGAGCAGGGCATTCGCGATCTCGACGGCCTTCAGGCGCACCACGGGTGGCAGCCTGCGCATCGAGGCGGGGTAGCGATCGGGTGACCAAGGCATCGAATGCTCCGTGTGGTGGCTGTCGGACAATAAGCCCGCCGGTCGCGCCGAAGCTTGATCGTGCGCAAGCAACGGGCCCCCGAGGGCACATCTTCCAGGATCCGCCGCGCGGTTGTGCTGCATCAAGGCGCAGGCACTGCACCTGCGCTATGGTGATACAAGCTCGGGGGTGTATGGATGACCGATGAACCAGTCGAGGATCGCGTGGATGCCGGGCGTCCTCCCATGGCCCCGGGCCGGCAGCGCTTCGATATCTGCAACGGCGATGCCGATGGCCTGTGCGCGGCGCTTCAATGGCGCCTCCATGACCCATCGCCCGCAACGCTGCTGACCGGCTTGAAGCACGACATCGCGTTGCTGGCGAAGGTGCATGCGAAGGCCGGCGATGAAGTCAACGTGTTCGACCTGTCGATGCAGCGCAACGGAGCCGACCTGCTTCGTCTGCTCCAGGCGGGCGTGCGCATCCGCTACTTCGACCACCATGCGGTGGAGCGCATTCCGGACCACCCCCTGCTCGACGCGCACATCGACTGCGCGAGCGATGTCTGCACCAGCCTGCTCGTCGACCGCCATCTCGGCGGCGCCTTCCGGGCCTGGGCCGTGGTCGGCGCGTATGGTGACAATCTGCCAATGGCTGCCGCGCTCCTGTCGCGCGGCGCCGATTTCGACGTCGGGGACCGGGCCCTGCTGCAGCGCCTCGGCGAGGCGATCAACTACAACGCCTACGGCGACGACGAGCGCGACGTGTTCATCGCGCCGAGGCGGCTCTTCGAGATCATGGCGCGCTACCCCGATCCCCGGGACATGATCGCCCACGAGGCCGTTGTCGACGCCATGGATGATGTGCGCCGGAGTGATCTCCGGCGGGCGTTCCTGGTGCCGCCGCTGTGCCGGGAGGCAGCCGCGAGCGTGCATGTCTTGCCCGACGCGCCCTGGAGCCGGCGCGTACTCGGCTCTTTTGCGAACGAGCTGGCGAACGCCGAGCCTGAGCGTGCCCATGCAGTGCTGAAACCACGGGACAAGGGCTATGTCGTCAGCGTCCGGGCACCGCTGACGGCGCCATGGGGCGCGCACGAGCTGTGCCGCGAGTTCGGCGGAGGCGGCCGTGCCCGGGCAGCCGGCATCGACGGACTCACGCACGACGATCTTGCGCGCTTCGTGAAAGCCGTTGTGAAGATGCGCTGGGGCGAGCCGCCAAAGAGGCCCGAAGCCGGCTGACGATCGGGTGCCGGGGGCGTCGTTCAGACCAGGACCAGGTCGGGTGCCGCCTTGCGTGCGCCGGCTTCGGCCAGTGCTGCGCGCATCGCGTCGTCCACCGTTTCCAGCGCGACGAACTGCATGCTCGCGCGCACGCTCTCCGGCACGTCGCGCAGGTCCTTGAGGTTGCGCGCCGGAAGCAGCACGGTGGCGATGCCGGCGCGCTGGGCAGCGAGCACCTTTTCCTTCACGCCGCCGATGGGCAGCACCAGCCCCCGCAGGCTGATCTCGCCGGTCATCGCCACGTCATGCCGCACCGGGCGATCGGTGAACAGCGACGCCAGCGCGATGAACATGGCGACGCCGGCGCTCGGGCCGTCCTTCGGTATGGCGCCCGCGGGAATGTGGAGGTGGACGTCGATGTTGTCGAAACTACCGGACGGAACGCGCAGATCGGCGCCACGGGACTTGACCAGCGTGAGCGCGGCCTGCGCGCTCTCCTTCATCACGTCGCCCAGTTGTCCCGTCAGGTTCAGCTTGCCGTTGCCTGGCACCCGGGTCGCTTCGATGAAGAGGATGTCGCCCCCCACGGGCGTCCAGGCAAGGCCGGTGGCAACACCGGTCACACTGCTGCGCAGAGCGAGCTCGCGCTCGTATTTGGCAGGCCCCAGGATGGTGTCGAGCGCGGCCGCATCGATGCGGATCTTCTCGGTCGCCCCTTCTGCCACTTTCATCGCGGCATGGCGCATGGTGCGGCCGATCTCGCGCTCGAGCTGCCGCACGCCGGCCTCCCGCGTGTAGTTCGCGATGATGGCTTCGAGCGCGCCGACGCTCAGCTCGCACTGGTCTTCCTTCAGGCCGTTGGTCTCGCGCTGCCGGCGCACCAGGTAGGTCTGCGCGATCTGCAGCTTCTCTTCCTGCGTGTATCCGGGAAGGTCGATCACCTCCATCCGGTCGCGCACGGGCGGGGGTATGTTGTCGAGCACGTTGGCGGTGGCAATGAACACCACGCGGCTCAGGTCGAAGGGCACGCCGAGGTAGTTGTCCCGGAAGCTGTTGTTCTGCTCGGGGTCCAGAACCTCGAGCAACGCGGCCGAGGGATCGCCGTGCGCGCTCGCGTTGAGCTTGTCGACCTCGTCAAGCATCATCACGCAGTCGCGGGCGCCGGCCCGGCGCAGCCCCTGCACGATGTTTCCGGGCAGGGCGCCGATATAGGTGCGGCGGTGCCCGCGGATCTCGGCCTCGTCATGGACGCCCCCGAGCGAAACGCGGACGAAGGGCCGTTGGATCGCCCGCGCGATGCTCTGGCCGAGCGAGGTCTTTCCGACTCCGGGCGGCCCGACGAAACACAGGATCGGCGCGCGGCCTTCGGGGTTGAGCTTGCGCACGGCGAGAAACTCGAGGATGCGCTGCTTCACGCGTTCGAGTCCGAAGTGATCGGTCTCGAGTGTGCTGCGCGCAACGGCGAGGTCGATCGGCGCCAGGGCCGGGGCCCGCCACGGGAGCTCTGTCATCCATTCGAGGTAAGTCCTGAGCATCGAGTACTCGCCGGAAGCGTCCGACATGCTGCGCAAGCGACCCAGCTCCTTGCGCGCGTGAGCCTCGGCCTCGGCCGGCATCCCGGCCTCGGCGATCGCCTCTTCGAGACGCTTCATCTCCTCGGCATTGCCGCCGTCCTCGCCGAGCGCGTGCTGGATCGTCTTCATCTGCTCGCGCAACAGGAACTTGCGCTGATGCTCGTCCAGCTGTTCCTTGGTGCGTTCGCCGATCTCTCTCGAGAGGCGCAGAACCTGGAGACGATGCGACAGGAGCTTCAGGAGCCTGGCGACGCGCTCCGCCGGCGCGATCGTCTCGAGCAGTGCCTGCTTCTCGTTGACCTCGACGTCGACCACACTCGCGGTGATGTCGGCCAGCGCCGACGGCCCACGGGTCGTCTGCAAGGCATGCACCAGCTCGGGCGGTACGCTGGGCAGAAAGGACATGAGTTCGATGGCCCGGTCGCGCAGCTGGAGCGCCAGGGCCTCGGCCTCGGCCGATTCGTCGACATGCTCTTCGATGCGCTCGATCCTCGCCGCCAGGAAGGGATAGCCCTCGGCCGCTTCGACCATGCGAAAACGCTGGATGCCCTGACACACCGCATGATGCTGGCCTTCCTCGGGATCGAAGTGATGGACGACCGTCGCGAGGGTGCCAACGGCACAGAGCGCGTCGAACGCCGGCTCGTTGTCGCCGGGGTCTTTCTGCAGAACGATGCCGATCTGCGCGGGTCCATCGAGGGCATGCTTGAGCGCAGCGATCGACTTCGGGCGACCCACGCTCACGGCCGTCAGGACATGCGGGAACATGACAAGGTTGCGCATCGGAATCAGGGCCACGACGTCCGGCGGCAACTGGAGGGCTGGTTCCGGGGGTGAGGCCGCGGGACCGGATGGGGTGGTTTGCGTCATTCGTTCTCTCCTGCATGGACCGGCATTCGGGCCGCCATGGCATGGGTCAATACAGATCGGGTTCGAGACCCGGGCGGGCATCTGCCGGCGCCTTCTTCGGTGCATTGGCGACCATGCAGTCCGTGGTCAGCACCAGGCTGGCAATCGACGCGGCGTTCTGCAGCGCCAGGCGTGTCACCTTCGCAGGGTCGATGACGCCCATCTTCAGCATGTCGCCATATTGGCGCGTCGCGGCGTTGTAGCCGTAGCTTCGCTGCGTCGAAGCATCGACCTTGTCCAGCACGATCGACGGCTCGTCGGCCGCGTTGCCGACGATGCGCCTGAGCGGCTCCTCGAGCGCGCGCTGCACGATCTTGACGCCCGAGGCCTGGTCCAGATTGGGGGGCGCCAGTTCTGCGAGGCAGCGCCGCGCGCGCAGCAGCGCAACGCCGCCCCCCGGGACAATGCCTTCCTCGACCGCGGCGCGCGTGGCATGCAGGGCATCCTCGACGCGCAGCTTGCGCTCCTTCAGCTCGGTTTCGGTGGCTGCGCCGACCTTGATCAGTGCCACGCCGCCCGAGAGCTTGGCGATGCGTTCGTCGAGCTGCTTGCGGTCGTACTCGCTGGTCTGTGCCTCGCGTTCCTTGCGGATGGAGGCGATGCGGTCGCGAATGGCTGTCGGGTCACCGGCGCCGCCGATGAGGGTGGTGCTGTCCTTGTCGATCACCACGCGGCGCGCGCGGCCCAGGTTGTCCAGGGTCGCCTTTGCGAGGGTCAGCCCGAGCTCGCTCGAGATGACTTGCCCCCCGGTGAGGACGCCCATGTCCTGCAGCATCGCCTTGCGGCGGTCGCCGAAACCGGGTGCCTTCACTGCACAGGTCTTCACCACGCCGCGAATGCTGTTGACGACCAGCGTGGCCAGTGCATCGGCGTCGACGTCCTCGGCGATCACCAGCAGCGGCGCTCCCGATTTCGCCGCCGCCTCGAGCAGCGGGACCAGGTCGTTGAAGCTCGAGAGCCTCTGGTCGCACAGCACGATCAGCACGTTCTCCAGCACCACCGCCTGCTTTTCTGCGTTGTTGACGAAGTAGGGCGACAGATAACCGCGATCGAACTGGAGTCCCTCGACAATCTCGAGCTCGCTGACCAGGCCGGAGCCGTCCTCGATGGAGATGGCGCCCTCGCGGCCCACCTTGTCCATTGCATGGGCGATCAGCTCGCCGATCGAGTGGTCGTTGTTGGCCGAGATGGCCGCGACGTGCGCGATCTCCTGCGAGGTCGTGCTGGGTTGCGAGATCGCTTTCAGTTCGCCCACGACCTTCTCGACGGCAAGGTCGATGCCGCGCTTGAGGTCCATCGGGTTCATGCCGGCGGCGAGGTACTTCAGGCCCTCCAGCATCATGGCGTGCGCCAGCACGGTGGCGGTCGTGGTGCCATCCCCCGCCATTTCACTGGTACGGGCCGCAACCTCGCGCAGCAGTTGCGCCCCCATGTTCTCGAAGCGATCCTCCAGCTCGATCGACCTGGCGACCACGACGCCGGAGTTGACGATCTGGGGCGCGCCGTACTCGCTGTCGATGATCACGGTGCGCCCCCGAGGCCCGAGGGTGACCTTGACTGCGTCGGCGAGCGTATCGACGCCGCGGCGGATCTTCTCGCGCGCGTCTTCCCGAAAAAGCAACTTCTTGGCTGTCATGATGTCGGATCTCCTTTTGTTGCGTCAAGAGCGTCGTTCCAGCCACGGTAGAGCGTGCGGTGGCGGTGTCGGTTGATCATGCGCAAACGCGGCGCAACCCGGAGCGATCATTGCGAGGGAATCGCCGCGGGTTGCGCTGGATCAAGACGCTGGATGCAGACGAACTTCGTCTCACTTCGTCTCGGGTGGAGGCGACGCAGGGCGGTCCGTCTCCCTGGGCCGCAGCGCAGCCTCCTTGGCAGCGCTTGCCGCGGCACGTGTCGCTTCCTCCGCCTTCCTGAGCGCTTCACGGGTCGCTGCGGCCGCCTTCTCGGCTTCTTCCTTGCTCGATGACACGGCTCGCCTGGACGCGTCCTCCGCCTGGGCGAGTGCCTCACGGGCGGCGGCCGCGGACTTGCTGCTCGCCTGCGCAGCGGCGCGAGCGGCTTCGCGGCTCGCGTCGCCCGCCTTGCTTGCCGATG
Above is a window of Variovorax sp. RA8 DNA encoding:
- a CDS encoding DHHA1 domain-containing protein, encoding MTDEPVEDRVDAGRPPMAPGRQRFDICNGDADGLCAALQWRLHDPSPATLLTGLKHDIALLAKVHAKAGDEVNVFDLSMQRNGADLLRLLQAGVRIRYFDHHAVERIPDHPLLDAHIDCASDVCTSLLVDRHLGGAFRAWAVVGAYGDNLPMAAALLSRGADFDVGDRALLQRLGEAINYNAYGDDERDVFIAPRRLFEIMARYPDPRDMIAHEAVVDAMDDVRRSDLRRAFLVPPLCREAAASVHVLPDAPWSRRVLGSFANELANAEPERAHAVLKPRDKGYVVSVRAPLTAPWGAHELCREFGGGGRARAAGIDGLTHDDLARFVKAVVKMRWGEPPKRPEAG
- the groL gene encoding chaperonin GroEL (60 kDa chaperone family; promotes refolding of misfolded polypeptides especially under stressful conditions; forms two stacked rings of heptamers to form a barrel-shaped 14mer; ends can be capped by GroES; misfolded proteins enter the barrel where they are refolded when GroES binds); amino-acid sequence: MTAKKLLFREDAREKIRRGVDTLADAVKVTLGPRGRTVIIDSEYGAPQIVNSGVVVARSIELEDRFENMGAQLLREVAARTSEMAGDGTTTATVLAHAMMLEGLKYLAAGMNPMDLKRGIDLAVEKVVGELKAISQPSTTSQEIAHVAAISANNDHSIGELIAHAMDKVGREGAISIEDGSGLVSELEIVEGLQFDRGYLSPYFVNNAEKQAVVLENVLIVLCDQRLSSFNDLVPLLEAAAKSGAPLLVIAEDVDADALATLVVNSIRGVVKTCAVKAPGFGDRRKAMLQDMGVLTGGQVISSELGLTLAKATLDNLGRARRVVIDKDSTTLIGGAGDPTAIRDRIASIRKEREAQTSEYDRKQLDERIAKLSGGVALIKVGAATETELKERKLRVEDALHATRAAVEEGIVPGGGVALLRARRCLAELAPPNLDQASGVKIVQRALEEPLRRIVGNAADEPSIVLDKVDASTQRSYGYNAATRQYGDMLKMGVIDPAKVTRLALQNAASIASLVLTTDCMVANAPKKAPADARPGLEPDLY
- the lon gene encoding endopeptidase La; protein product: MTQTTPSGPAASPPEPALQLPPDVVALIPMRNLVMFPHVLTAVSVGRPKSIAALKHALDGPAQIGIVLQKDPGDNEPAFDALCAVGTLATVVHHFDPEEGQHHAVCQGIQRFRMVEAAEGYPFLAARIERIEEHVDESAEAEALALQLRDRAIELMSFLPSVPPELVHALQTTRGPSALADITASVVDVEVNEKQALLETIAPAERVARLLKLLSHRLQVLRLSREIGERTKEQLDEHQRKFLLREQMKTIQHALGEDGGNAEEMKRLEEAIAEAGMPAEAEAHARKELGRLRSMSDASGEYSMLRTYLEWMTELPWRAPALAPIDLAVARSTLETDHFGLERVKQRILEFLAVRKLNPEGRAPILCFVGPPGVGKTSLGQSIARAIQRPFVRVSLGGVHDEAEIRGHRRTYIGALPGNIVQGLRRAGARDCVMMLDEVDKLNASAHGDPSAALLEVLDPEQNNSFRDNYLGVPFDLSRVVFIATANVLDNIPPPVRDRMEVIDLPGYTQEEKLQIAQTYLVRRQRETNGLKEDQCELSVGALEAIIANYTREAGVRQLEREIGRTMRHAAMKVAEGATEKIRIDAAALDTILGPAKYERELALRSSVTGVATGLAWTPVGGDILFIEATRVPGNGKLNLTGQLGDVMKESAQAALTLVKSRGADLRVPSGSFDNIDVHLHIPAGAIPKDGPSAGVAMFIALASLFTDRPVRHDVAMTGEISLRGLVLPIGGVKEKVLAAQRAGIATVLLPARNLKDLRDVPESVRASMQFVALETVDDAMRAALAEAGARKAAPDLVLV